In one window of Gudongella oleilytica DNA:
- a CDS encoding YidC/Oxa1 family membrane protein insertase: MIGFLGNIMGSILKLVYSFVSSSFGSEPAQISFYAIAIILTTIIFKLMLLPINLQQTRSTKKMGEIQPLMKEIQTKYKNDPQTMQVKMQELYKKHKYNPASGCLILLVQLPIIFAFFAVFREPATYAFTEPGLYESMAKNFLWITDLENPDIYLWGLPLLSAVTTYIQSLTMGQGNKDPQAMATQRIMNYMLPVMIFMAARSFPAGLALYWVVSNIFTIVQQVISNRSTLSIKGAK, translated from the coding sequence ATGATTGGTTTTTTGGGTAATATTATGGGGTCGATCCTGAAGTTAGTTTACAGCTTTGTTTCATCCTCTTTTGGGAGTGAACCGGCTCAGATTTCATTCTATGCGATAGCCATAATATTAACTACGATAATTTTTAAGCTGATGCTGTTGCCTATAAATCTTCAGCAGACAAGATCTACTAAAAAGATGGGTGAAATTCAACCCTTGATGAAGGAGATCCAAACAAAATATAAAAATGATCCACAAACAATGCAGGTAAAGATGCAGGAGCTTTATAAGAAGCATAAGTATAATCCGGCATCCGGATGTCTGATCCTTTTGGTGCAATTACCTATCATATTTGCGTTTTTTGCAGTATTCAGAGAGCCTGCAACATATGCTTTTACAGAGCCAGGATTGTATGAGAGTATGGCGAAGAATTTCTTATGGATAACCGATCTTGAAAACCCGGACATATATTTGTGGGGTCTTCCACTCCTCTCTGCTGTGACGACATATATCCAGAGCTTGACCATGGGACAAGGAAATAAGGACCCGCAGGCAATGGCAACTCAAAGAATAATGAACTACATGCTTCCTGTTATGATTTTTATGGCTGCACGCAGCTTCCCAGCTGGCCTTGCATTGTATTGGGTCGTTAGCAATATCTTTACTATAGTTCAGCAAGTTATTTCGAACAGATCAACGTTGTCGATCAAGGGGGCCAAATGA
- the yidD gene encoding membrane protein insertion efficiency factor YidD codes for MTRIAILLIRFYQRYISRYILTGKNCRFYPTCSEYSLQAYTKYGFFKGSFLSAKRILKCHPFHEGGYDPLK; via the coding sequence ATGACAAGGATTGCTATTTTATTGATCAGATTCTACCAAAGATATATCTCAAGATATATTCTTACTGGGAAAAATTGCAGATTTTATCCTACCTGCTCGGAGTACTCCCTGCAGGCTTACACGAAGTATGGTTTTTTTAAGGGGAGCTTTTTATCAGCAAAAAGGATCCTTAAATGCCATCCGTTTCATGAGGGAGGATATGATCCGCTAAAATGA
- the jag gene encoding RNA-binding cell elongation regulator Jag/EloR translates to MKFVVKTSKTVEEALKEALVELNATEKDVEVEIIEEPSKGLFGIIGTKEAKIKVTLKNDPEEIADKFLENVLKGMGIVALQDVVLKGDTLHVDINHISSSDMGILIGKRGNTLDSLQYLLSLAVNKDRDEYLKVVLDTEGYRQKREETLKKLAKKMADKALYSKRPVKLEPMNPYERRIIHSALQNVSGVSTYSEGTEPYRRVVIINK, encoded by the coding sequence ATGAAATTTGTTGTGAAGACCTCTAAAACGGTTGAAGAAGCTTTAAAAGAAGCTTTGGTTGAGCTTAATGCAACAGAAAAGGACGTCGAGGTTGAGATCATAGAGGAACCCTCCAAGGGCTTATTCGGGATAATTGGTACTAAGGAAGCAAAGATAAAGGTTACATTGAAGAATGATCCGGAGGAGATTGCAGACAAGTTTCTCGAGAACGTTCTCAAGGGTATGGGGATAGTAGCCCTTCAGGATGTTGTTTTGAAGGGAGATACTCTGCATGTGGATATTAATCATATTTCCTCATCAGATATGGGTATACTGATAGGTAAAAGAGGAAATACACTTGATTCACTTCAATACCTTCTCAGTCTTGCCGTCAATAAGGACAGAGACGAGTATTTGAAGGTTGTTCTTGATACTGAGGGATACAGGCAAAAAAGAGAAGAAACACTCAAAAAGCTTGCCAAGAAAATGGCAGATAAAGCCCTATACAGCAAGAGACCTGTCAAGCTTGAGCCAATGAATCCATATGAGAGAAGGATCATCCACTCCGCTCTTCAAAATGTAAGCGGAGTATCGACCTACAGTGAAGGAACTGAGCCGTACAGAAGAGTTGTAATCATAAACAAGTGA